Proteins co-encoded in one Dasypus novemcinctus isolate mDasNov1 chromosome 18, mDasNov1.1.hap2, whole genome shotgun sequence genomic window:
- the FKRP gene encoding LOW QUALITY PROTEIN: ribitol 5-phosphate transferase FKRP (The sequence of the model RefSeq protein was modified relative to this genomic sequence to represent the inferred CDS: deleted 4 bases in 3 codons) codes for MRLTRCQAALAAAITLNLLVLFYVSWLQHQPRSSRTRGPRGGSAAGPRVTVLVREFEAFDNAVPELVDSFLQQDPAQPVVVAADTLPYPPLALPRIPNVRLALLQPALDRPAAAARPETYVATEFVALVPDGVRAEAPGQLERMAEALRAGSARLVAAPVATANPARCLALNVSLREWTARYSSAPAGPRCDALDGDAVVVLRTRDLFNLSAPLARPLSTSLFLQTALRGWAVRLLEPLFAPARQPPLASAHARWKAEREGRARRAAVLRALGIRLVSWDGGRREWFGCSKESTRCFGTVVGDTPAYLYEARWTPPCCLRALRETARHVVGVLEAAGVRYWLEGGSLLGAARHGDIIPWDYDVDLGIYLEDVGNCEQLRGAEAGSVVDERGFVWEKAVEGDFFRVQYSESNHLHVDLWPFYPRNGVMTKDTWLDHRQDVEFPEHFLQPLVPLPFAGFVAQAPNNYRRFLELKFGSGVIENPEYPNPALLSLAGGG; via the exons ATGCGGCTCACCCGCTGCCAGGCTGCCTTGGCGGCCGCCATCACCCTCAACCTTCTGGTCCTCTTCTATGTCTCGTGGCTGCAGCACCAACCCAGGAGCTCCCGGACCCGGGGTCCCCGCGGCGGGTCTGCCGCCGGCCCCCGCGTCACGGTCTTGGTGCGGGAGTTCGAGGCCTTTGACAACGCTGTCCCCGAGCTGGTGGACTCCTTCCTGCAGCAGGACCCAGCCCAGCCGGTGGTGGTGGCGGCGGACACCCTCCCCTacccgcccctggccctgccccgcATCCCCAACGTGCGCCTGGCGCTGCTCCAGCCCGCCCTGGACCGGCCCGCCGCGGCC GCGCGCCCCGAGACCTACGTGGCCACCGAGTTCGTGGCCCTGGTGCCCGACGGGGTGAGAGCCGAGGCACCCGGCCAGCTGGAGCGCATGGCGGAGGCGCTGCGGGCG GGCAGCGCCCGCCTGGTGGCCGCCCCCGTCGCCACGGCCAATCCCGCCCGCTGCCTGGCCCTGAACGTCAGCCTGCGGGAGTGGACGGCCCGCTACAGCTCGGCCCCCGCCGGCCCGCGCTGCGACGCCCTGGACGGCGACGCCGTGGTGGTCCTGCGCACCCGCGACCTCTTCAACCTCTCGGCGCCCCTGGCGCGGCCGCTGAGCACCAGCCTCTTCCTGCAGACGGCGCTGCGGGGCTGGGCGGTGCGGCTGCTCGAGCCCCTGTTCGCGCCTGCGCGGCAGCCGCCGCTGGCCTCGGCCCACGCGCGCTGGAAGGCGGAGCGCGAGGGGCGCGCGCGGCGGGCGGCCGTGCTGCGCGCCCTGGGCATCCGCCTGGTGAGCTGGGACGGCGGGCGGCGCGAGTGGTTCGGCTGCAGCAAGGAGAGCACGCGCTGCTTCGGCACGGTGGTGGGCGACACGCCGGCCTACCTCTACGAGGCGCGCTGGACGCCCCCCTGCTGCCTGCGCGCGCTGCGCGAGACCGCCCGCCACGTGGTGGGCGTGCTGGAGGCGGCCGGCGTGCGCTACTGGCTCGAGGGCGGCTCACTGCTGGGCGCGGCCCGCCACGGGGACATCATCCCGTGGGACTACGACGTGGACCTGGGCATCTACCTGGAGGATGTGGGCAACTGCGAGCAGCTGCGG GGGGCCGAGGCGGGCTCGGTGGTGGACGAGCGCGGCTTCGTGTGGGAGAAGGCCGTGGAGGGCGACTTCTTCCGCGTGCAGTACAGCGAGAGCAACCACCTGCACGTGGACCTGTGGCCCTTCTACCCCCGCAACGGCGTCATGACCAAGGACACGTGGCTGGACCACCGGCAGGACGTCGAGTTCCCCGAGCACTTCCTACAGCCGCTCGTGCCCCTGCCCTTTGCAGGCTTCGTGGCGCAGGCGCCGAATAACTACCGCCGCTTCCTGGAGCTCAAGTTTGGCTCCGGGGTCATCGAGAACCCTGAGTACCCTAACCCGGCGCTCCTGAGCCTGGCTGGAGGCGGCTGA